One segment of Spodoptera frugiperda isolate SF20-4 chromosome 5, AGI-APGP_CSIRO_Sfru_2.0, whole genome shotgun sequence DNA contains the following:
- the LOC118272127 gene encoding hairy/enhancer-of-split related with YRPW motif protein: MKMSDPAPLSKTAKYKKITKPLLERKRRARINRCLDELKDLMVGALEIDDDNLSKLEKADILELTVNHLTKLHSPRDPVLEAKKFQAGFGQCAAEACRFIMSVPDLDANVSQNLVSHLSRLITAQPLTIQVPDRPNFSPPNSPSSVISDRQHYYSDHDRSSSDAEDSVYSGDGSKQWAYNRPAARVPHKVPPTGLLTTVDNLNHHNAPEQLNSQRNGTYYKRVPAEAKDVILQKIRQHIMDKRSNDNVDVNMSAEPAAEPKYLHRDEPYRAEYSYQYSPPNTSSDTLDLRKVRSPAKATETAHSPKKPVACSVANQLDASLQSKVEVTPSLPEHCELPMDYSNLPPKKKRKLIEYQEYKKQEAARRQLEAFYDEKKERHGEGPPADEDSKWRPW, translated from the exons ATGAAAATGTCGGATCCAGCCCCGTTGTCGAAGACGGCGAAATACAAGAAAATTACAAAACCACTTTTGGAACGAAAACGGCGCGCGCGCATCAATCGCTGTTTGGACGAACTTAAAGATCTTATGGTCGGAGCTTTAGAg ATCGATGACGACAACCTGAGCAAGTTGGAGAAGGCTGATATCCTTGAGTTAACCGTTAACCATCTCACAAAGTTGCACAGCCCTAGAGACCCGGTTTTGGAAGCCAAGAAGTTTCAAGCGGGTTTCGGACAATGTGCCGCTGAAGCGTGCCGGTTTATCATGTCTGTGCCAGATTTAGACGCCAACGTCAGTCAAAACTTAGTCAGTCATCTGTCTAGACTAATCACTGCCCAACCTCTCACTATTCAAGTACCAGACAGGCCTAACTTCTCACCTCCAAACTCGCCGTCATCCGTCATCTCCGACAGACAACATTACTACAGCGACCACGACAGATCCTCATCAGACGCGGAAGACTCAGTTTATTCAGGCGATGGCTCGAAACAGTGGGCGTACAATAGACCCGCTGCGAGGGTTCCTCATAAAGTACCTCCTACCGGGCTACTCACAACGGTAGACAATCTCAACCATCACAACGCGCCCGAACAATTGAACAGTCAAAGAAATGGGACGTATTACAAAAGAGTCCCGGCCGAGGCGAAAGATGTAATCCTACAAAAAATTCGTCAGCACATAATGGACAAGCGTAGCAACGACAACGTTGACGTGAACATGAGCGCGGAGCCCGCGGCCgaaccaaaatatttacacagAGACGAGCCGTACAGGGCCGAGTACTCGTACCAGTACTCGCCGCCGAACACGAGCAGCGACACTCTAGACCTCCGGAAGGTTAGATCACCAGCGAAGGCGACGGAGACGGCGCACTCGCCGAAAAAACCCGTCGCATGCTCGGTCGCTAATCAATTAGACGCGTCTCTCCAGAGCAAAGTTGAGGTGACACCCAGTCTTCCGGAACACTGCGAATTGCCGATGGATTACAGCAACCTACCGCCtaaaaagaaaaggaaattGATTGAGTACCAAGAGTACAAAAAGCAGGAGGCCGCCCGTCGTCAACTCGAGGCTTTTTACGATGAAAAAAAAGAACGGCACGGCGAGGGACCACCGGCGGACGAGGACAGTAAATGGCGCCCATGGTGA